The following coding sequences are from one Triticum aestivum cultivar Chinese Spring chromosome 5A, IWGSC CS RefSeq v2.1, whole genome shotgun sequence window:
- the LOC123104337 gene encoding uncharacterized protein At2g33490 isoform X2, translated as MPPDKVLLLLGKSQFELRKLVDSYRVHVLTTITTPSQSLLNELQTVEEMKRQCDEKRELFEVLLNAQKEKGRSKNSKGDPAASQQLKQAQEDYQEEATLFLFRLKSLKQGQFRSLFTQAARHHAAQLNLFRKGVKSLEAVEPHVRLAAEQQHIDHQFSALEDEDYSVEDENDDDYNGSHDGELSFDYGESKETAEAGHASRSPTEEFFDRSKGDYSSFPGERQRPVSQSAPLFPEKKLETAERVKELRRSATRKIHTYVLPTPNDVQATSQTVTGNPTSGSPIESKSVFHSSPLNPSTHMGELRDNKLPSPARLSNAQSVLKESNTNTAEIRTMLPAVDPALPGYNNLKTSDNKKVKRGSFSGPIPLRSRSTENIDAAAARHSSAHQPTIHVRVSPSSSPPPISSPRIKELHELPRPPTGASRNTAFSSLVAHSAPLVPNSALLASRGHAGQDHFNFRARQTPPSAPQTASPLPTPPGPISRSFSIPSRGIRTGISDGKETEDHQDKGAARMSLSSLPSTQTFLEDRQPLPAAAESVSRT; from the exons ATGCCCCCAGATAAGGTTTTGCTGTTGCTCGGGAAATCGCAGTTTGAGCTTCGGAAACTTGTAGATAGTTAT CGTGTTCATGTTCTTACTACCATTACCACTCCATCACAGTCCCTACTTAATGAGCTTCAAACTGTAGAG GAAATGAAGCGACAGTGTGATGAAAAAAG AGAATTGTTCGAAGTCTTGCTAAATGCGCAGAAAGAAAAGGGAAGATCTAAGAATTCCAAAGGTGATCCTGCTGCATCACAGCAATTGAAACAAGCTCAGGAAGATTATCAAGAGGAAGCAACTCTTTTTCTGTTCCGGTTAAAGTCATTGAAGCAAGGACAGTTTCGAAGTCTTTTCACACAAGCTGCTCGGCACCATGCCGCCCAG TTAAATTTATTCAGAAAGGGTGTCAAGTCTCTTGAGGCTGTGGAGCCACATGTTAGGCTTGCTGCCGAGCAACAACACATCGATCATCAGTTCAGTGCACTTGAAGATGAGGATTACTCTGTTGAAGATGAAAATGATGACGATTACAATGGCAGTCATGATGGAGAACTCTCTTTTGATTATGGAGAAAGTAAGGAAACTGCAGAAGCTGGTCATGCTTCCCGTAGTCCTACAGAG GAATTTTTTGATAGAAGCAAAGGAGATTATTCCTCTTTTCCTGGTGAAAGACAAAGACCTGTAAGCCAGTCAGCTCCACTTTTTCCTGAAAAAAAGCTTGAGACAGCGGAAAGAGTAAAAGAGTTGCGGCGTTCTGCAACGAGGAAGATACATACTTATGTTTTGCCTACTCCAAATGATGTTCAAGCCACCTCTCAGACAGTCACAGGAAATCCTACAAGTGGATCTCCTATTGAGAGCAAAagtgttttccattcatctccgcTCAACCCAAGCACACATATGGGAGAATTGAGAGACAATAAGCTACCAAGTCCTGCCAGATTATCTAATGCACAGTCTGTGCTGAAAGAAAGCAATACCAATACAGCAGAAATAAGGACAATGCTCCCAGCTGTTGATCCGGCTTTACCAGGCTATAACAATTTGAAGACTTCTGACAACAAAAAAGTGAAGAGGGGGTCCTTTTCTGGTCCGATTCCTCTCCGATCAAGGTCAACAGAGAATATTGATGCTGCCGCCGCAAGGCACAGCTCTGCACATCAGCCAACAATTCATGTGAGAGTATCACCCAGTTCCTCCCCGCCACCCATATCCTCACCCAGAATTAAGGAGCTTCACGAGCTACCGCGACCGCCCACTGGTGCATCAAGAAATACAGCATTTTCTAGTTTAGTCGCTCACTCTGCGCCGTTGGTACCAAATTCTGCCCTGTTGGCATCCAGAGGCCACGCAGGGCAGGACCATTTTAATTTTAGGGCCAGGCAAACACCACCAAGTGCTCCACAAACTGCATCGCCTTTACCAACGCCGCCTGGGCCTATATCCCGCAGTTTTTCTATACCTTCTAGGGGCATTAGAACAGGTATTTCAGATGGCAAAGAAACAGAAGATCATCAAGATAAGGGGGCTGCTAGAATGAGCCTCTCTTCTCTTCCTTCAACTCAAACATTCTTGGAGGATCGTCAACCTTTGCCAGCAGCTGCCGAGTCAGTTAGCAGAACATAG
- the LOC123104335 gene encoding pyruvate dehydrogenase E1 component subunit beta-2, mitochondrial has product MLGAARRQLGSGPMLGQVLRRLRPAAAASTEAARGYSSAAKEITVRDALNSALDEEMSADPSVFLMGEEVGEYQGAYKITKGLLDKYGPDRVLDTPITEAGFTGIGVGAAYQGLRPVIEFMTFNFSMQAIDHIINSAAKSNYMSAGQINVPIVFRGPNGAAAGVGAQHSQCYAAWFAHVPGLKVLAPYSSEDARGLLKAAIRDPDPVVFLENELLYGESFPVSDEVLDSSFALPIGKAKIEREGKDVTITAFSKMVGYALQAAEILSKEGISAEVINLRSIRPLDRAAINASVRKTNRLVTLEEGFPQHGVGAEICMSVVEESFEYLDAPIERIAGADVPMPYAANLERLAVPQIEDIVRAARRACYRALPMAATA; this is encoded by the exons ATGCTGGGCGCCGCGAGGAGGCAGCTCGGATCCGGCCCC ATGCTGGGGCAGGTGCTGCGGAGGCtccgcccggcggcggcggcgtccacgGAGGCGGCAAGGGGGTACTCCTCCGCGGCCAAGGAG ATCACTGTACGTGACGCGTTGAACTCTGCCCTAGATGAAGAAATGTCTGCTGATCCTTCTGTCTTTTTGATGGGTGAAGAG GTTGGAGAATATCAAGGTGCATACAAG ATTACGAAGGGCTTGCTTGACAAGTATGGTCCTGATAGGGTTCTTGATACCCCAATCACTGAG GCTGGTTTTACAGGCATTGGTGTTGGCGCAGCTTATCAAGGTCTTCGGCCAGTCATAGAGTTCATGACATTTAATTTCTCAATGCAG GCAATCGATCATATCATCAACTCAGCTGCCAAGTCAAACTACATGTCAGCTGGTCAGATAAATGTCCCAATTGTTTTCAGAGGACCAAATGGTGCTGCTGCTGGTGTTGGTGCTCAACACTCACAG TGTTATGCAGCTTGGTTTGCGCATGTTCCAGGACTTAAGGTTCTGGCTCCATATTCTTCAGAAGATGCCAGAGGCTTGCTAAAAGCTGCAATTAGGGATCCTGATCCCGTTGTTTTTCTGGAAAATGAATTACT CTATGGAGAGTCATtccctgtttctgatgaagtgctTGATTCTAGTTTTGCTCTGCCGATTGGCAAAGCTAAG ATAGAACGCGAGGGTAAAGATGTTACGATTACTGCATTCTCCAAGATGGTCGGCTATGCTCTTCAG GCTGCTGAGATACTGTCCAAGGAAGGAATCAGTGCTGAG GTGATCAACCTTCGATCAATTAGGCCACTGGATAGAGCCGCCATAAATGCATCTGTTAGGAAAACAAATAGATTGGTGACTCTTGAAGAAGGCTTCCCCCAGCATGGTGTTGGTGCTGAGATATG CATGTCTGTTGTAGAAGAAAGCTTCGAGTATCTTGATGCTCCAATTGAGAGGATTGCTGGAGCTGATGTACCCATGCCCTATGCTGCCAACCTTGAGAGATTGGCTGTTCCACAG ATCGAGGATATCGTCCGAGCGGCCAGGCGAGCCTGCTACAGAGCGTTGCCCATGGCGGCAACTGCGTGA
- the LOC123104337 gene encoding uncharacterized protein At2g33490 isoform X1 yields MKSSLRKLRGFALQRHEQRVDRHRDHSTAAKAADELLAAAQDMADMRNCYDNLLAVAAAIANSSYEFSEALQEMGTCLLKRVTPTKDGINDKVLLLLGKSQFELRKLVDSYRVHVLTTITTPSQSLLNELQTVEEMKRQCDEKRELFEVLLNAQKEKGRSKNSKGDPAASQQLKQAQEDYQEEATLFLFRLKSLKQGQFRSLFTQAARHHAAQLNLFRKGVKSLEAVEPHVRLAAEQQHIDHQFSALEDEDYSVEDENDDDYNGSHDGELSFDYGESKETAEAGHASRSPTEEFFDRSKGDYSSFPGERQRPVSQSAPLFPEKKLETAERVKELRRSATRKIHTYVLPTPNDVQATSQTVTGNPTSGSPIESKSVFHSSPLNPSTHMGELRDNKLPSPARLSNAQSVLKESNTNTAEIRTMLPAVDPALPGYNNLKTSDNKKVKRGSFSGPIPLRSRSTENIDAAAARHSSAHQPTIHVRVSPSSSPPPISSPRIKELHELPRPPTGASRNTAFSSLVAHSAPLVPNSALLASRGHAGQDHFNFRARQTPPSAPQTASPLPTPPGPISRSFSIPSRGIRTGISDGKETEDHQDKGAARMSLSSLPSTQTFLEDRQPLPAAAESVSRT; encoded by the exons ATGAAGTCGTCGCTGCGGAAGCTGCGCGGGTTCGCGCTGCAGCGCCACGAGCAGCGGGTGGACCGCCACCGCGACCACTCCACCGCCGCCAAGGCCGCGGacgagctcctcgccgccgcccag GATATGGCAGATATGAGGAACTGCTATGATAACTTGCTTGCCGTTGCAGCAGCaatagcaaacagttcatatg AATTCTCTGAAGCACTACAAGAAATGGGGACTTGTTTACTGAAGAGAGTTACACCAACTAAAGATGGAATTAATG ATAAGGTTTTGCTGTTGCTCGGGAAATCGCAGTTTGAGCTTCGGAAACTTGTAGATAGTTAT CGTGTTCATGTTCTTACTACCATTACCACTCCATCACAGTCCCTACTTAATGAGCTTCAAACTGTAGAG GAAATGAAGCGACAGTGTGATGAAAAAAG AGAATTGTTCGAAGTCTTGCTAAATGCGCAGAAAGAAAAGGGAAGATCTAAGAATTCCAAAGGTGATCCTGCTGCATCACAGCAATTGAAACAAGCTCAGGAAGATTATCAAGAGGAAGCAACTCTTTTTCTGTTCCGGTTAAAGTCATTGAAGCAAGGACAGTTTCGAAGTCTTTTCACACAAGCTGCTCGGCACCATGCCGCCCAG TTAAATTTATTCAGAAAGGGTGTCAAGTCTCTTGAGGCTGTGGAGCCACATGTTAGGCTTGCTGCCGAGCAACAACACATCGATCATCAGTTCAGTGCACTTGAAGATGAGGATTACTCTGTTGAAGATGAAAATGATGACGATTACAATGGCAGTCATGATGGAGAACTCTCTTTTGATTATGGAGAAAGTAAGGAAACTGCAGAAGCTGGTCATGCTTCCCGTAGTCCTACAGAG GAATTTTTTGATAGAAGCAAAGGAGATTATTCCTCTTTTCCTGGTGAAAGACAAAGACCTGTAAGCCAGTCAGCTCCACTTTTTCCTGAAAAAAAGCTTGAGACAGCGGAAAGAGTAAAAGAGTTGCGGCGTTCTGCAACGAGGAAGATACATACTTATGTTTTGCCTACTCCAAATGATGTTCAAGCCACCTCTCAGACAGTCACAGGAAATCCTACAAGTGGATCTCCTATTGAGAGCAAAagtgttttccattcatctccgcTCAACCCAAGCACACATATGGGAGAATTGAGAGACAATAAGCTACCAAGTCCTGCCAGATTATCTAATGCACAGTCTGTGCTGAAAGAAAGCAATACCAATACAGCAGAAATAAGGACAATGCTCCCAGCTGTTGATCCGGCTTTACCAGGCTATAACAATTTGAAGACTTCTGACAACAAAAAAGTGAAGAGGGGGTCCTTTTCTGGTCCGATTCCTCTCCGATCAAGGTCAACAGAGAATATTGATGCTGCCGCCGCAAGGCACAGCTCTGCACATCAGCCAACAATTCATGTGAGAGTATCACCCAGTTCCTCCCCGCCACCCATATCCTCACCCAGAATTAAGGAGCTTCACGAGCTACCGCGACCGCCCACTGGTGCATCAAGAAATACAGCATTTTCTAGTTTAGTCGCTCACTCTGCGCCGTTGGTACCAAATTCTGCCCTGTTGGCATCCAGAGGCCACGCAGGGCAGGACCATTTTAATTTTAGGGCCAGGCAAACACCACCAAGTGCTCCACAAACTGCATCGCCTTTACCAACGCCGCCTGGGCCTATATCCCGCAGTTTTTCTATACCTTCTAGGGGCATTAGAACAGGTATTTCAGATGGCAAAGAAACAGAAGATCATCAAGATAAGGGGGCTGCTAGAATGAGCCTCTCTTCTCTTCCTTCAACTCAAACATTCTTGGAGGATCGTCAACCTTTGCCAGCAGCTGCCGAGTCAGTTAGCAGAACATAG